A stretch of the Malus domestica chromosome 08, GDT2T_hap1 genome encodes the following:
- the LOC103441987 gene encoding MLO-like protein 13, whose amino-acid sequence MAEEELNSSLEYTPTWVVALVCFVIVLLSLCAERALHKLGKYLKHEKQDALFEALQKLKEELMLLGFISLLLTVSQRSIIRICIPSNLANHMLPCKRETSEENNNAHYSLDQSINNRRRLLSTDTNSDNCLQKGKVPLLSLEALHHLHIFIFVLAVVHVIFCVTTMVLGGARVRQWKRWESDATSGGNVHVSQRQHREFLSKRGVGYWRRAAVIGWVISFFKQFYGSVSKPDYIALRQGFTKEHFPSDPQFDFHKYIMRTLEADFRKIVGISWYLWLFVVLFLLLNVEGWHTYFWLAFLPLILLLLVGAKLEHIITRLAQEVTHGTTALGDHGAGARVKPSDEHFWFHNPRIVLNLIHFILFQNSFEIAFFFWIWTTYGFRSCIMEKLGYIVPRLIMGVIVQVLCSYSTLPLYALVSQMGTMYKFDQNVQQYIGSWVGDAKNKQDKTDKDQSLSQRTQTHNMMNTELSQIDIVQQETAANKTTTTSPVSSSQLCS is encoded by the exons ATGGCAGAAGAAGAACTCAACAGCTCTTTAGAGTATACACCGACATGGGTGGTTGCGCTTGTTTGCTTTGTCATTGTTCTGCTCTCTCTTTGTGCCGAGCGCGCTCTTCATAAACTCGGAAAG TACTTAAAGCATGAGAAACAAGATGCGCTATTTGAAGCCCTACAGAAATTAAAagaag AGTTGATGCTTTTAGGGTTCATTTCCCTTCTACTAACTGTATCTCAGCGTTCCATAATACGCATATGCATCCCCTCTAATCTAGCAAATCACATGCTTCCGTGCAAGAGGGAAACTTCTGaggaaaacaataatgcacattACTCTCTTGATCAATCTATAAACAACCGGCGGCGGCTTTTGTCTACAGATACAAATTCAGACAATTGTCTGCAAAAG GGGAAGGTTCCGTTGTTATCATTGGAAGCACTACATCATCTACACATCTTCATCTTTGTATTGGCAGTTGTGCATGTGATCTTTTGTGTCACAACTATGGTTCTTGGAGGGGCAAGG GTACGTCAATGGAAGCGCTGGGAGTCTG ATGCAACTAGTGGTGGAAATGTGCATGTTTCTCAACGACAACATCGTGAATTCTTGAGTAAACGAGGAGTAGGATATTGGCGAAGAGCAGCTGTCATAGGTTGGGTG ATATCATTCTTCAAACAATTTTATGGTTCTGTCTCTAAGCCGGACTACATTGCATTGCGACAAGGGTTTACCAAG GAGCACTTCCCTTCGGATCCTCAATTTGATTTTCACAAATACATTATGCGGACACTTGAAGCTGATTTTAGAAAAATTGTTGGGATAAG ctGGTACCTATGGCTCTTTGTTGTGCTATTTTTGTTGCTGAATGTGGAAG GATGGCATACCTATTTTTGGTTAGCGTTTTTGCCGCTGATT CTTCTGCTTCTTGTGGGCGCTAAGCTGGAACACATAATTACCCGTTTGGCTCAGGAGGTTACGCATGGGACGACAGCACTGGGTGATCATGGAGCAGGTGCAAGAGTGAAACCTTCAGACGAACACTTTTGGTTTCACAACCCTCGCATTGTTCTGAATTTGATCCACTTCATATTGTTCCAGAATTCATTTGAGATTGCATTCTTCTTCTGGATCTGG ACAACGTATGGATTTCgttcatgcatcatggaaaAGTTGGGGTACATCGTGCCGAGACTTATTATGGG TGTGATTGTTCAAGTGCTTTGCAGTTACAGCACACTACCTTTGTATGCACTTGTCAGCCAG ATGGGTACCATGTACAAGTTTGATCAAAATGTACAACAATATATCGGTTCGTGGGTGGGAGATGCCAAAAACAAGCAAGATAAAACAGACAAAGACCAATCTTTGTCACAAAGAACACAAACGCACAACATGATGAATACAGAGTTATCTCAAATTGATATTGTACAACAAGAAACAGCTGCCAACAAAACAACTACCACTTCGCCAGTTTCATCCTCTCAACTttgttcatga
- the LOC103428984 gene encoding chloride channel protein CLC-c-like — MESEEEKSIEIERGELREPLLERNRRRNTTSQLAIVGANLSPIESLDYEIIENDLFKQDWRSRTKAEIFQYVCLKWALVLLIALGTGLVGFFNNLAVENIAGFKLLLTNSLMLQDKYYQAFAAFVCCNITLAAAAAALCAYIAPAAAGSGIPEVKAYLNGVDAHSILAPSTLFVKIFGSIFGVAAGFILGKEGPMVHSGACIASLLGQGGSHKYHLTWKCLRFFKNDRDRRDLITCGAAAGVAAAFRAPVGGVLFALEEAASWWRSALLWRAFFTTAVVAVLLRGFIQLCKGGKCGLFGEGGLIMFDVNSAKVSYSSGDLLAVISLGVIGGIFGSLYNFLVDKVLQTYSIINKRGPSSKILLVVAISFLTSCCSYGLPWLSHCIPCPRHLEDKCPTIGRSGNYKNFQCPPNHYNGLASLFFNTNDNAIRNLLSSSSDGEFRLSTLIVFFVTVYFLGIVTYGIAVPSGLFIPVILAGSSYGRVVGTLLGSHSDLDGGFFALLGAASFLGGTMRMTVSLCVILLELTNNLLMLPLMMLVLLISKSVADCFNKGVYDQIIKMKGLPYMEAHAEPYMRNLVASDVVSWPLFSFSGVEKVGNILQELKTTAHNGFPVIDEPPFSNSADLCGLVLRSHLLVLLKRKNFTKQRVLIGSDVTSRFRAHDFGKAGLGKGIKLEDLDIQEEEMEMYLDLHPITNTSPYTVVETMSLAKAAIFFRALGLRHLLVVPKTPGRPPIVGILTRHDFMPEHILELFPQLNPHE, encoded by the exons atggaATCGGAGGAGGAAAAGAGTATAGAAATAGAACGAGGGGAGTTGAGGGAGCCACTGCTTGAGAGGAATAGGAGGAGAAACACGACCTCTCAGCTTGCCATTGTTGGTGCCAATCTCTCTCCCATTGAAAGCCTTGACTACGA GATTATTGAGAATGATCTTTTTAAGCAGGACTGGAGGTCTAGAACGAAGGCTGAGATATTTCAGTATGTTTGCCTCAAATGGGCACTTGTGCTGCTTATTGCTTTAGGCACTGGGTTAGTCGGCTTCTTCAATAACCTAGCTGTCGAGAATATAGCTGGTTTCAAACTTCTGCTTACCAACAGCCTCATGCTTCAGGACAA GTATTATCAGGCATTTGCAGCATTCGTTTGTTGTAACATAACCttggctgctgctgctgcagctCTTTGTGCATACATTGCCCCGGCAGCAGCAGGCTCTGGCATACCTGAGGTTAAAGCATATCTAAATGGAGTCGATGCTCATTCTATATTGGCTCCAAGTACCCTCTTTGTAAAG ATTTTTGGTTCTATATTTGGAGTAGCTGCTGGGTTTATTTTGGGTAAGGAAGGACCTATGGTTCACTCTGGCGCTTGCATAGCCTCTTTGCTCGGACAGGGTGGCTCTCACAAGTATCACCTTACCTGGAAATGTCTCAGGTTCTTCAAAAATGACCGTGACCGAAGGGATCTGATTACCTGCGGTGCTGCTGCTGGTGTTGCAGCTGCCTTCCGTGCCCCAGTTGGTGGGGTCCTTTTTGCGCTAGAAGAAGCAGCTTCatg GTGGAGGAGTGCTCTTCTGTGGAGGGCATTTTTCACAACAGCTGTTGTAGCGGTATTGTTAAGAGGCTTCATACAATTATGTAAGGGTGGAAAATGTGGACTATTCGGGGAAGGAGGTCTTATAATGTTTGATGTCAATTCAGCAAAGGTCAGTTATAGCAGCGGCGATCTACTGGCAGTCATATCCCTTGGAGTTATCGGAGGCATATTTGGAAGCCTTTACAATTTCCTTGTGGACAAAGTCCTTCAAACTTATAGCATCATAAACAA GAGAGGTCCTTCAAGTAAAATTCTGCTCGTCGTTGCCATTTCCTTTTTGACTTCTTGTTGCTCTTACGGCCTCCCATGGCTTTCGCACTGCATTCCTTGTCCCCGTCACCTGGAGGACAAGTGCCCTACCATAGGTCGCTCTGGAAACTACAAGAATTTTCAGTGTCCACCTAACCACTACAATGGCCTTGCTTCACTCTTTTTCAATACCAATGATAATGCTATCCGCAACCTTTTAAGCTCTAGCTCTGATGGGGAGTTCCGGCTTTCCACTcttattgttttctttgttacgGTGTACTTCCTGGGCATTGTTACTTATGGTATTGCTGTTCCCTCTGGGCTCTTCATCCCTGTTATACTTGCTGGGTCATCCTATGGGCGTGTAGTCGGGACCCTCCTTGGTTCTCACTCTGATCTTGATGGGGGCTTCTTTGCACTCCTTGGAGCGGCATCCTTCCTTGGTGGCACCATGAGAATGACTGTTTCTCTCTGTGTCATACTTCTTGAGCTTACAAATAATCTTCTGATGCTTCCACTGATGATGCTAGTTCTGCTTATTTCGAAATCTGTGGCGGATTGTTTCAACAAGGGTGTCTATGACCAAATTATAAAAATGAAGGGATTACCTTATATGGAGGCGCATGCAGAACCATACATGAGAAACTTGGTTGCAAGTGATGTTGTTTCTTGGCCCTTATTTTCATTTTCCGGGGTTGAGAAAGTGGGGAATATATTACAGGAGCTCAAAACAACAGCGCATAATGGGTTCCCCGTGATTGATGAACCACCTTTCTCAAATTCTGCAGACTTGTGTGGGCTGGTTTTGAGATCGCATTTGCTTGTATTGCTTAAACGAAAGAATTTTACAAAGCAAAGGGTGTTGATTGGGTCAGATGTTACGAGTAGGTTCAGAGCACATGATTTTGGAAAGGCGGGATTAGGCAAGGGAATCAAGCTGGAGGATTTGGACATTCAGGAGGAAGAGATGGAAATGTATCTTGACCTTCATCCCATTACTAATACCTCCCCATACACCGTAGTTGAAACAATGTCCCTCGCTAAAGCTGCTATTTTCTTTCGGGCGCTTGGCCTCAGGCACTTGCTGGTGGTGCCTAAGACACCAGgg AGGCCTCCAATTGTTGGGATCTTGACAAGGCACGATTTCATGCCGGAGCACATATTGGAACTTTTTCCGCAGTTGAATCCTCACGAATAA
- the LOC103428973 gene encoding probable small nuclear ribonucleoprotein F, with protein MATIPVNPKPFLNNLTGKTVIVKLKWGMEYKGFLVSTDAYMNLQLANTEEYIDGQSTGNLGEILIRCNNVLYLRGVPEDEEIEDAEQD; from the exons ATGGCG ACAATACCAGTTAACCCCAAACCTTTCTTGAACAATCTGACTGGAAAGACTGTCATTGTGAAACTTAAATGGGGAATGGAGTACAaag GCTTCCTTGTCTCAACGGATGCCTATATGAACTTGCAG CTGGCCAACACCGAAGAATATATTGATGGACAATCCACTGGAAATCTGGGAGAAATTTTGATCAG GTGCAACAACGTTCTCTATCTTCGTGGGGTGCCAGAGGATGAAGAGATTGAAGACGCTGAACAGGACTGA